One genomic region from Sciurus carolinensis chromosome 2, mSciCar1.2, whole genome shotgun sequence encodes:
- the LOC124976293 gene encoding small nuclear ribonucleoprotein F-like — translation MSLPLNPKPFLNRLTGTLVMVKLKWGMEYKGHLGSVDGYINMQLAITEEYIDGALSGHLGEVLIRCNNVLYIRSVEEEEKDGEMREQHLLMNHGSALAWR, via the exons ATGAGTTTACCCCTCAATCCCAAACCTTTCCTCAATAGATTAACAGGAACACTAGTGATGGTGAAACTTAAGTGGGGAATGGAGTACAAGGGCCACCTGGGATCTGTAGATGGCTATATAAACATGCAACTTGCAATTACAGAAGAATACATAGATGGAGCATTGTCTGGACATCTGGGTGAAGTTTTAATAAGGTGTAATAATGTCCTTTACATCAGAAGTgttgaagaagaggaaaaggatggGGAAATGAGAGAACAGCACCTTTT AATGAACCACGGCAGTGCCTTGGCCTGGCGCTAG